One genomic region from Macrobrachium rosenbergii isolate ZJJX-2024 chromosome 1, ASM4041242v1, whole genome shotgun sequence encodes:
- the LOC136840902 gene encoding uncharacterized protein: protein MSTEEHQYFRNIGKEDSLSGQALQRLVKEPIAEKRKNEEEQRQQEAERRREEEEQEEQRRQQEAEQRREDEEREERRRQQEAEQRREEEEREERRRQCESEEEERRRQHELALKDRELGLERAKKESAELSRPNKPLASICTKYTSVDSQ, encoded by the coding sequence atgtcaaccgaggagcaccaatatttcaggaatatagggaaggaggacagCCTTtcaggccaggcccttcaaaggttagTAAAGGAACCAattgctgaaaagagaaagaatgaagaagaacaaagacagcaagaagccgaacgaaggagagaagaagaagaacaagaggagcagagaagacagcaagaagctgagcagcggagagaagacgAAGAACGAGaggagcggagaaggcagcaagaagccgagcagcggagagaagaagaagaaagagaggagcggaGGAGACAGTgtgaaagcgaagaagaagaaaggagaagacagcatgaactagcccttaAGGACAGGGAGCTCgggttggagagagccaagaaggaaagcgcgGAGCTTTCGCGgcccaacaagcctctagcctccatctgcactaaatacacCTCTGTCGACAGTCAGTAA